ttgtttttgagctcATTccagttctgttttctccacaatCCCATCCCAAGATTCTCCTGGTAGGGATTAAGTTCTTGAATTTCTTGTATGTATGCTTTTGCTCTCTTGCACACAGTGAATGGATATTTAGTAAACATTTGCGATAGATGCACTTTCTAATCCAAGTTAACAAAGGGGGTAATCCTTTCGTTACATGATTTACTTGTATAACACTTTCTGATTTGCTTTTGaagatgtttaagaaaaaaagatgtctctttttttaaaaacatttttaacgTTTGTTTTGTCTTAATACAGGCAATTTTATATGATGACAAAGGACAGTGTTTGGAGAGTATATTTCTTAAGTGCCCTGAGGTATTTTAATGTACCTATCTTTTAAGTTACtgttaaaaaatcttatttcctttataaatattgTTAAGTAGTATAGTAATAATGGTACTAATACTAATAATTATAGCTATTAAgtattgaacatttattattaGCCAGACTCTGCTAAAAGCTTTTAGatcttgttttatttaatgtttataaacCCTGTGATTTTTGTAGACTAGGAGTGTAGTacaaaaggttaagtaacttgcccaggttCAGAGTTATAGTGgtagggctgggatttgaacccagaaagTATCCAACTCTATTATGTGGTTTTGATAAGGAGAGAACTACAGTGGGATATATTTTGTGAAAttatcctatttaaaatattttctcaaatagcCTATTTTCCTTTgttggaaaaggaaggaaacgGAACTAAAGGGAACTAAAGGTATAAAGAATAAGAATATTAGAGTTGTTTGTTCTGGTTTCATTTCCCACTTTCACATACTTCCTACCTATCCTAACCTTTCTGTATTTAACTTACACACTGTAAAATGTAGACTTTAGCCAGACTTTACTGGGTTAGTCTGACAATTATAAATAGCTTATGTTAAGTGCCTAGCAGTTTAGTACGGTGATGCTAAAAGTATTAAAATGCGTATTTCTATTATCATTGTGTTGATTTTGGCCATGTTActtaatctatttaaaaattttatatgacaTGAATAGTGGTTGTGGAATTTTTATACTTATTGAAAGAGGGTCTATgagaaatgctattttatttgATGCTTATTTAGTGGTAACAActgctgttattattttgtttaaaattattcatgAGTAAAGATTAAGTATTTTATCTATGATAATACACAGATTTTGTGTTGTAAACTAGATTGATAATCTTATTTTTATGCTACAGTCAGGAAGGTGGCAAgtactatattttgttttttaaggtgattaaaaatgctttttttggaTATGATTATTTAAGTAACAATTTATAATACTTTAGTGATAATTATGAGCATGTATCCAATtcacattaatttataaaaatatataacttatTATTTaatagctttaatttttaaaaattacatttagttTTATGGATTCTAAATGAAGTCCTTGAGAGGAGACATATTTTTCTTGCTTGTCTTTGTATCCCCCATGTATAACAAAAGTCCTCGTATACATCCCTAATGTGTattgatgaataaacaaattagtgacttttttgttgttgtattacTTTTTTTGTGCTTGTTGATAGTTAACTAGTGCATAGTAAtaaaattcattcaacaactatttattgaatatccaTTATGTCCTTGCTTGTGCCAGTAGCTTATTAGAACACATAGATAATCAGATAATTAGATGTATATGATTCTgacatttattctttaaaatttaggtGAAACCTGGAGATGATTTAGAAAGTGATCGTTACTTAATCACAGTCGAAGAGGTTAAAGTTGCTGGAAGCATAGATATTAAACAGGATGTTAGTAAAGAAGCACCAGCGGTAAATTCAAAGAGGTTTTTATCTTCTGGCCAGTCCCTTGGATGTCAGCCTTCTGGTTTGAAAAGGAAGTTTACTGTAAGTTTCTCTgttgaaaataataaatcaatgtATGTTTACAAAATTGTTTAAAGAAGTAGTGAATTTTGAAGGTTCTGTGTTGTGttattaaaacagtattttgtaGTATATGGTTagctagaaaggaagaaaaacctaATTAGAATAATCTTAATACAGATGAGTGTTTGCATTTTAACttagtaaattttatattttaattattactttaCCTTGTGAAACGTACacttttttatttagttcttttcacattttctttgtaGTTTATGAAATAGCTAATAACTGTTTAATATTTTTAGGGTTTTCAAGGACCACATCAAGTGCCAAAGAAAATGGTTATTTCAGAAAATGGTGAATCAGCTGCTTTACTTGAGGCTAAGAAACCTGgccctatttttctttctccattctaCAGTACACCTCCTTTGTTTTCTACTGTTGGCAAGGAAGATATAAATAATATGACAACAGACCATGGGAACATTGTCTCTTataagaacagagaaagaaatggcatacctttttcttctgttgtctCTACACCATCCTTTGAGATTAACCCAGAAATGCTATGTgaagaaaattatctttgttcTCCTGTCAGTTCTGTAAATAAGCATTCAGATTCTTTACTGACCAACGAGCCCATGAAAAGAGAGAGTTTGGTATCTCACTATTCAGGAGTTTCACAAAACATTAGAAGCAAAGCCCAGATATTAGCTCTGTTGAAGTCCAAGCCAATTAGTACGTCTAAGGAACTAAATTCTGAGATTACAAGACATTTCCCTCAGATAAAACCACAAGGAAGTTTAAAAATTCCTACTAAGTCAGAGTGCTTAATTGAACAGGAAGAGGATGCTGAGGTGAAAAGCACAGAAAGTTTATACCACCACTATCAATCAGAAAATGCCATGAGAAATAAAAGCCGGTGGGCCATATATTTATCTTCACAGAGTTCAACTATGCATTCTTCTTCAGTAGAAGggaatgatacagaaaaaaacccggaggcccagggaggtaatataaatttaaattcgAAAGACCTTTTTGTGCAAAAAAGGATACAGTTCTTTGAAACAAGtgctgaaaagggaaaaaagtataaTGAAGACAAGCCAGTAGATGATAATGATCAACCCTGGGATCAAGAAGTAAAATTAGAAACTCCTTCATTCTGTGAAAGCTGCAATTTACCAGTTACCTGTAGCAATGTAGAAAATGATGGCTTATTAGAATCTGACGttccagaaaataataaaatgcctgTTAATCACAAGTACCAGATGGATATAAAAGAATCAATTCTCAGAGAAAAGGCTCAGGAGATAAATATACATGGAACACCAGAAAGGGCATATAAACATCTACAAATTGAATCTAGTAACAATTCTGGGATCTCTGATGACATTACTGATACGTTTTCTAAAAGTAATACTGATAATGAAAACCTTAGTAGTATTCATGAACCTGTGAATAATGTAGCACAACCACTTGTGGAGGTAACTTTTAATCTGAACAATTTTGAAACCAGTGACACTGAGGAGGAGTCACAGGAAAGCAATAAAATCTCCCAGGATTCAGAGGGTTGGGTAAAGGAAACTTTGGTTCATGACAGCATTTCAAGATGTGAGAATGTAAGCGGTAACAAAGTTGACAGTGAACACTTGCCTCTCTCAGTGCCTATTGGGGGCAAACTTTCAGAGACATTTCCTATGAAAGAGATTCTACCATCACAGTTTTGTGATAAAACTTGTGTAGGCTTTGACATGGGACCTTGGAAAGCTGGAAacactggaaaagaaataaaagaagagtgTAATGACACATTAAGCTATTTTGACTCATCTTTCGAGTGGACTGATGATGTATGCATAGGTAATAATGAAGACACTAGTGAATCTATCCAAAAAGTCAGAGTTAACTATGATTTTGCTTCACACCCAAATAAATCTATAGGTATAAACACAGATTTACATAGTCCTCAGTTTTTAAACATATCCAGTAATCAGAATCCTGAAAACAGCCTGTTTTCAGAAAAGGCTCAGCCTCAGCCTTTTTTTGTGGGAAGTGACTTAGACAAAAATACTGAACAGGTTTTACCATTAACCTCTAGCAGTGACAACAGTATCCGACTATTAAATGCGAATCAGAATCACTCTGAAGAATGTATTGCACTTGGTAAATCACATAGTCACGTTTCCAATTCTTCGTTTTATCCTCTGGGGAAAAAGCATCCTATTTCCAAAGACACAGAAGCACATGTTCCTGAATCTGAAGATTTGGGAAGGAGTAGAGGTTTACAGCAGGATGCTACTGAAGTGGGAACTGTTGGAGAAGGCAAACAATATGGGAATAATCCTAGAAATTCTTCAGAACTTTCTGGATTAGTAAATAacattttcctattaaaatcaTTGTCTGAACACAGTACGGCTTTAGAAGGCTTGgaaatactgaaaaggaaaaataactccTTTAAACAACAAGGAACCCAGCAGACATATGAGCCAGGTAGCAATCCTGAAGGTTAAAATGGCATGTCTGTTTCGGATTGTTCTCTTTATAGTTCAGAGGATAAGAAGATAGATACTTGGTCTGGAGGCTACATTGAAGAATTacatagtatttaatatttaaataggcAATACATATACTTGGTAAAACCAATTCTAATAGAGGATACTGTAGTGAAAAGTAAGTCTCCTTCCTACCACAGTTCTTTAGTCTACTCATAATTAGCCACGCTCTGCCTCCAGGGTATCCTTCCAAAATATGTTGAGCGTATGTATATAGGCACAtataagtgaatatatatatatatgtatgtatgtggttgtgtgtgtgtgtgtgtgataattcATGATATGATACATTTTTGTACATGTGCCAGGAGAtaacttttttaagaaaaaaatcataatttcatACTGGTATCTCTCATGTCAATTCTTAACCGCAGGGttcctctttccttcattccATTAATTGTGTTTCTTTAGTCTTACAGTGGAAAGAGCCCTGGGGCCCAACATCAGTGTATTTACTACCTCAATTCTACAGTGCACACCAAATGGTTTCCAGGTTGTTAAACCATTATCACTAGTAGCAAAAACCAAATTTCcttggagttttgtttttctttgttttgggttttgtttttgtttttcatttttggaattttttttttttgctttggttttttttttttttttttttggcagggggagggggtttGTTTTTAAGAGTATGCCCTGAGACTACAGAGTTGGATTATTATGTTCCAAAGTTACTGAGTTACCTTTTATCTCTTGGTATGATTATGTTaccattttatataaacataGTTAAGTTCGTTGTTTAGTTTATATTCCATGAGGGCTTTTTTGCCATCCTTGTCGATTTGTTTTTCTCGGATTCCTTCCTTATGTCTTTTATCCTATCACTGCCAACCTGCTGTAGGCAACCAATATATCATACCTGTGATTTGCAGGGGATGGTTTTCTAAAAAATAAGCAGCTCcatatataaattctttctcCTCATTCAACGTAAGTTATCATATTCTATATATTCTTTAGCACCGTGCTTCTTTTTGCCTAATATATCCTGGAAATCACTTCATATCAATTCATATGACTTaccttcattttgtttgtttttagccaTATAATTTTATTGTGTCGATGAACCATCATTTATGCAACGAGTCTCCAATATTTTGCTATTGCAAATGTCACAAAAGTAACCTTATATATCTGTATTTATGTAACTATATGGGCTTTTTGCATGTTGTTGGAGGTGTGTCTTCAGGGCAAATTCCTAGCAGTAGGGTTGTTAGATAAATGTATGTCTTTGTTAGATACTTCAAAATTCCCTCGAAGGAATCATACCATTTCTCACTCTCACCAGTAACATGCGAGAATGCCTGTTTCTTTATAGCATTGCCAATCAAGTGTGTTGCcaagcttttgaatttttaccAATCTAATAGGTGAGAAATGAGAGTGTATTTTAAGTTTGTATTTCTATTACTACAAGTGAAATTGAGCTTTTCATATGCTTCAGCATCATTGGTTCTTTTTTGTGAACTGTCTGCTCTACCCTTTTGTCCAGTGTTTTAATGGTTGTTgatctttttgttctctttgattTGTAAGGGTTCTTTATAGGTTAGAGATATCAACCCTTTTTCTATAGTACCtgttgcagatattttctttcagtatgtCATTGATTGGTATTTTGACTTGGCTTATAGTATGTTGccaacagcattttttaaagaaagatagtATTATAGAACATTTTAGTAAATATGATGTATATATGAATCTGAATGAACAAGTTACTTTATGATACTCAAAGGTTAAAACTGAACTCTTATTTGAATATCTCAAGGAATCCCTGAGGAAAAATAGGAGTAAATTATTATACCTagcaaaatgtttctttaaaatgtagttaGATTTGATGATGATTGttagtttattttctaaaaagctaaaaataagaaacttttgaaaaatatatgtggGTAGATGTGGTAATGAAATGTCATATAAGGATATGAATTCCTAATATGAAGATTTAGAAATTATAGAATTTAGTTTTGGGAAATTTACTCTTTTCTCATTAAGTTGGAAAAGGGGATTacagttgattctcattatttgtggtggttatgttctataaagtcaccAAACGGAATTAGTGAACAATGAGCCATTGCTTTTAGGAGAAATGCAGGGTTAGTTTCCTTCAAATCTCTGgttagaacatttttgtcaatTATCAATGCcaaaccttgttttatgtgtttccatttaaagacaccttatttaatatatattgttttcttcttcttctttttttaatgacaagga
The nucleotide sequence above comes from Camelus dromedarius isolate mCamDro1 chromosome 1, mCamDro1.pat, whole genome shotgun sequence. Encoded proteins:
- the ZGRF1 gene encoding 5'-3' DNA helicase ZGRF1 isoform X5, whose amino-acid sequence is MEHQEFIVLYTHQKMKKSKVWQDGILKITHLGNKAILYDDKGQCLESIFLKCPEVKPGDDLESDRYLITVEEVKVAGSIDIKQDVSKEAPAVNSKRFLSSGQSLGCQPSGLKRKFTGFQGPHQVPKKMVISENGESAALLEAKKPGPIFLSPFYSTPPLFSTVGKEDINNMTTDHGNIVSYKNRERNGIPFSSVVSTPSFEINPEMLCEENYLCSPVSSVNKHSDSLLTNEPMKRESLVSHYSGVSQNIRSKAQILALLKSKPISTSKELNSEITRHFPQIKPQGSLKIPTKSECLIEQEEDAEVKSTESLYHHYQSENAMRNKSRWAIYLSSQSSTMHSSSVEGNDTEKNPEAQGGNINLNSKDLFVQKRIQFFETSAEKGKKYNEDKPVDDNDQPWDQEVKLETPSFCESCNLPVTCSNVENDGLLESDVPENNKMPVNHKYQMDIKESILREKAQEINIHGTPERAYKHLQIESSNNSGISDDITDTFSKSNTDNENLSSIHEPVNNVAQPLVEVTFNLNNFETSDTEEESQESNKISQDSEGWVKETLVHDSISRCENVSGNKVDSEHLPLSVPIGGKLSETFPMKEILPSQFCDKTCVGFDMGPWKAGNTGKEIKEECNDTLSYFDSSFEWTDDVCIGNNEDTSESIQKVRVNYDFASHPNKSIGINTDLHSPQFLNISSNQNPENSLFSEKAQPQPFFVGSDLDKNTEQVLPLTSSSDNSIRLLNANQNHSEECIALGKSHSHVSNSSFYPLGKKHPISKDTEAHVPESEDLGRSRGLQQDATEVGTVGEGKQYGNNPRNSSELSGLVNNIFLLKSLSEHSTALEGLEILKRKNNSFKQQGTQQTYEPARKPLTTVVSQAIPKSPYLNQDPQQMIKENEVEPSESLQSLQFFPLGSEEETAFPALIPKQMERKICDPKSSDEENFPKGGTNFNIEDKFQVIAESNKDSVENDSILDFSPKDSEHSYHYLDYNFKSAESTSWEANKVTSPEQKISTLSPLSTFSLNSRDEDFVLEFSEESLKARTLPVMKKSSSLENKNLQRLSLEINDSELCFPSGQKIKSAYLPQRQIHIPAVFQSTAQYKQIFTSCLIEHLNILLFGLAQRLHKALSKVDISFYTSSNGEKQKNVENNVPSCHHHHPAKLVMVRKEGPNKGRLFYTCDGPKADQCKFFKWLEEVTPGYLTQEESLPSMVLSDIKSIGLYLRSQKIPLYEECQLLVRKGFDFQRKQYGKLKKFTTINPEFYNEPKSKLYLKLSRKESSSTYSKDDLWVVSKTLDFDLDTFIACSTFFGPSSINEVELLPLKGYFPSNWPNSTVVHALLVCNASTELTTLKNIQDYFNPATLPLTQYLLTMSSSTTESNKRVNKRKFIPPAFSNINTKSELLSLGATLQLASELIQAHKLNKDQATALIRIAQMMASHESMEEVTELGVHTLPITIIHGVFGAGKSYLLAVVVLFFVQLFEKSEALTVENKRPWKLLISSSTNVAVDRVLLGLLSLGFEKFVRVGSIRKIAKPVLPYSLHAGSENESEQLKELHALMKEDLTPMERVYVRKSIEQHKLGTNKTLLKQV